The sequence aataaataaaggaataaaaaaaaaaaaatagccgtAGCGATGcacttactctagccacaccaccacgctatctgtatgaaagcattaagttatttgttaCCATAAGCTACTacctaccatttgcattgatgatgccacgaaaagactcgaatatagaagaaaaagagcaaacccccgtttggcggcaatcgaagtgagcgaaaaatggttatcactctccaggctgtttttctttcccgaaaagcgatttcttccagaaacttTTCGTGAGGTAGcttcctgtgctcctgagatcgagtgagcattacgatctCTGCTAGCTACTTAAGGTAAATAATCGTCGAAATTGACACATGAAGCATTGTTAGCAAAATGTTTTACCTATTTGGACGGTCCGATAAATTTAAAAGAAGCTTCAGAATCCCCGGGAGAACCGGAATGGCAGGCTGTTATGATGGATGAACTTGACCTCATAGAAAAAatgtaggaaaatgttgaaagTTGACACTGTTACCAAAAGAAAGCAAATGGGTATTTCGGGAAAAAATCAGTGCTTCAAATTCGAAGCACGTATGGTTGAACAAGGGTTAAGCAacgatcttcttcttattgacattacattctCCACTGGGATATTGGCGCCTCGCAGGCTTAGAGTTCATtcatcacttccacagttattatagGGCCCTTCCAAACTGaccaaattccaataaacaaaatcCGTGACTACAGAAACAAAACCGcgacaaataaaaataatggtCTTATCACGTAGAAACACATTACAATGCAAAATATCAATATTGTTGATTTTAACCTATCGATATTTTGTCATAATTTGACGTCCACCTTCGTTTTAAGTGGGCTACAGCCCAACTAACGGGCGCCCAACTAAATCGTAGCCCATCTAAAGGTAGCCCAACGAGTGAAATTTGACTGTAGTTGGAATAAGCAGCCTGGAGTATGTACTATGGAGCAGAACTGGATGAGGCAGAAGGTCGGAAAGATGAAGCGTCTCGCTATCGCTCAACCGAGTGGACAGGGTTGATAACAACCAGCATAATTACGTGCGGCAACCAGCATGCTTTAGCTCAGTTCCGGCGGTCCCATATGCGATTTTCAATGCGTTTAATCTGGTCAATAACAACCTTGGAGAGCAAAATAGACAAAGTTTCGTTTCCCAAATTTTACTAATATAATCCACGATTTTCGCAacaaaaattattcgaaacaaggATTTACTTCTCAATTCGGCGTCCCGGCAAtcaagaattactatatgatcAATTTGTCAGGTCAACAGACAGTTTATCAAGTAGCGGAATtgtgctcttcctgtcataaggagtagaaattttcaacatattcattctgcttgatatctaataacaagttctgcatctcctcttcacgatccatacataaaacactcaaatacacaacgttattcgttgaaattaacattttaaagtctgactggaTTCGCCCTGTAGTAGActccctgggggtccataataggaaattgcttccctatagtcgacacttcatttgattttcatgtttcgttccGGGACGTTCTttttccctattatggaccccccaaaatattcctataatggacactctcgtgtttacttttttaaagaattgaaaaaaataatctaatTTCACTTTCCAttgcatttccaatgcatgtaatcaaatcatagaactgtaaggtaggttctcccgatggaatttcatagcaaaatgtttatattgtgctgtaataatgcaaaaatggctggagggtccactattggacacTTAACCCTATCGTATGAATTCGGATCTCAAAGTACTGCTTACTCCTCATAcactaatataaaaaaaaacattactattttgaattttcgagAGAGTATAAATATAAATCCTCGATTTTAGCGACTGGAAGAGCAAATCCGCGAatgttgtaacagccctgcaacTGAGAGGTTtttaagtcaagttaccattttccaTTCGTATATCGGTATAGGTATCATAAGGCTAACTAGAAAATTACCAACCCAAAGATGTTGTAGACATGACCGAGAATCGAGCCAAGCCTGCAtgacagcatggtcttgctttatatcCGCGTATCTTAACACACGACTAAGGAAGGCCCCAACTCAATATGGTGAAGTTTCTTAAGTATTTCGACTGGGTATTGGGTATAATCAGGTTTTCGGCTTTCAGTAACATGAAAAACTTGATCATTTTAAATCATTTCCAACGTTTCGATTCGGGGGTTTGTATCTTCATTAGGGGTCGAAATCACTCATTATTGAAAAAAGGTTCACTGAAGATAATTAATATTGAATTGGATCATGATCTGCCATTTCATTTGAAACTTATGAAGTATTAAATGTTGTATCGAACCTTGGCAAATCACGAGAAAAGCAGTTTTACTATCAGGTAATTTAAAAaggttttatttttgataattgTCTGGTTATTTCTTCTTAAAATCATAGTCATAATCGAGTCATAAAATACCCCTTGGGGATCGAATTGCTAGAAGATTGGAGgttcaattttaaacaacacACATTTTTCCGTCCCACAAACATCTTTTTTGTTCTTTGAAATTTGTTATCTAGAGACACCAAAATGCTCGTAATCTTACATCACAAATAAATACTTTATCGCTTATTGTTTATAACAATCCCACTGATAACATATCATATGAACCATAAACCAAGCAAAATATTTTCTCTACCATCCCAGATGAGCCACACACTTCAAGCCTGTTTGCGCTCAAAATCGCCAATGTTTCTTTTTTCAGCTGTGTCATCGCCACCTCGGCCAACTACTGCTCCCAGAAGATAGCCGGCACGAAAAAAGTTAACACCGACACACTGGTCGCCTACGGGCTGTTCGGGCTGATTTTCACTGGACCGCTATCGCACCTGTTCTACCAATGGCTCGAGCGGGTAACGAACGATCGCCGCTTCAAGCAGTTACTGATGCTGCTGGGTGAGCGGGCCCTCTTTGCTCCGGTCATCACCGCCCTATCGCTCTACTTCATCACCCGGTTCGAGGGCAAAAGCCACGAGGATGGTGTCAGCAACCTAAATGACCTGTACAAGCTGATCGTGGTTAACAATTGGAAGTACCTCACGCTCCCGGTGCTGATCAACTTCCGATTTGTGCCTCCGATGGTaagcatttttcgtttcgtttgatAGAAACATTTCTTCTAACAACGATTCTCATTTATTTCAAATTCCAGCTACGCGTGCTTGTCGCCAACATCATCGGATTCTGCTGGATCGTCTTCCTGTCGGCGAAGCGCCGAAAGGCCGAGCTTATCCGCCGCCAGGCGGAGGCCCAGCGAAACTCCTGAGTGACGGAGAACGTCACGTTCTGGCCGTTCGCCGTCTTGACGGGGAAACGCtggaacgacgacgacgatgttgACAACTACGTAGCACCGGACAAGCCCACGTCGTACGAGAAGCTGGCCGGGGGCATATCAACGTAGAGATTCTTTTCAAATTCGAGCGACAaccacaaaaacaaaaaccaaacagcaaaattctgaacaatttcgcagcaatcagttttttttatcttcaaTTATTGTTTAAAATCGGAATTAGTGCATTCCAATAAGTAACGAGGGGGGTGTTATGGTTATAGGAAATAAGTTCCGGCGATTTACAAACACTGCAAATGACAGTGGAGAAATTTAGCGAGCCAGTAACAACAATAACAGAAACCGAGAACAACAAATTAGCAAAATTACAAAAGGACATATGCTTACAAGACAAAatataacaaaagaaaaccaGCAGCCTTTTTTAAATTTGCGCATATAAATAAATACTTAGGTAAACACATATTCACGAAGCTAGCACACGCGCGAGCTGTCGGCGAGCAACATTAAAGAAGTAAACTAAGATATGTTTCAAAACATAGGAGAAACTTGTTCAAGCATTTAAAAAGTAATAAcaacaaatagagaaaaaaataatcaaatttgcTTCCTTGGTAAAATAATGCAATAATAATCATCAGTGACGCAGCTGAATGGCGGtgaggatgaattcctgttttTAATTATTGATTATCTAGTAGCAATCAGAGCATTCACACTGCAACATTTGTAACGTGTTTGATTCATTGCGATATAACATCTAGGATTATAGGGAAAGACTTTTTTCTGttacacatttttttgttcTTGGATGTAAGTTTAGTAAGATGATGGGGTAAATAAAAGCATTTTATATCAC comes from Armigeres subalbatus isolate Guangzhou_Male chromosome 2, GZ_Asu_2, whole genome shotgun sequence and encodes:
- the LOC134208711 gene encoding PXMP2/4 family protein 3, with product MSLSKPFYSLLGAYFEQLFNHPVRTKSITSCVIATSANYCSQKIAGTKKVNTDTLVAYGLFGLIFTGPLSHLFYQWLERVTNDRRFKQLLMLLGERALFAPVITALSLYFITRFEGKSHEDGVSNLNDLYKLIVVNNWKYLTLPVLINFRFVPPMLRVLVANIIGFCWIVFLSAKRRKAELIRRQAEAQRNS